Below is a window of Nicotiana tabacum cultivar K326 chromosome 19, ASM71507v2, whole genome shotgun sequence DNA.
CCAGTTCCCCATATTAAGTTattatatgtccttagttgagttgtaccTTTGTAAAAGttcttacttgtaattcctacttaacttacttagaagcattgtgtaggaaaccctttgtaaatcataaacccttgtgtttgtgtcttggctagagttagtcgagttgtaaagtttttataatagagttattacaaagtggcttgtaatagagttgttacaagttagtgagagattaaaaggttaattcctaggttataatagattgtaatctaaaagtttgttcagtagtgaagttgaaatcctacaagggaaggtcgtggtttttaatcccgtgagttgggaattttccacgtaaaaactctcagtgtcatttacttactgtcGTGTGTGCGTAATTTGAGGAAACTAatagagaacccggttctctatatagtttggcgGACCCTCGAATTCTATCATTTTTACTTATATATCTATACTCCGTGCCGAAAATAAGACCGTATAGAGTGAGATTTGAACTGCCAATTTCACTTGTAGAGGTGCACCAAGTAATTATTGCACTATAGGAGTCTTTGAGCATTGGTGCACGCACATATATTTTAGTAGttttgaagaaatataatattattatacATGATTTAGGAATATGAGTAttggttcacgtgaacccatatgCATTAACCTAGATATGCTCTTGTTTGGCTATATATCGTGAACTAAGTAAGACGGTTCACCTCAAGGAGAACTCATTGATCAAGTTGAGACTTACTCATTATCATTATGATCGCATCAACACATAATATTAAGGTAAAACAATTCTCAAAGGAAGGAGATATTGTTCACTTAAATGTTcgtgttcatcatgttcatgtgatttacCATCACTTTAACCATTATAATTATACAATTATGATTACCAGCCTTCACCTCACAATCACTACCACCAACCTCCAACACTAACAACCACCGTCGACCAATCAACCACTAGTAACCACTACTAACGATGTCCACTATCAATTATCGCTATATAACCTCCCCCAGCCACCACAAATACCAACTACCTTGACCACCAATCGCCACTATCACTTACAATCATGACTAACTACCTTAACGACGACCACCAACCATCTTAATTGCTAGAATATATTGTTAGCTGCTTATACCACCAAGCTAATATTTTAACAATCAATCGCTAATACTGCAGCAATCGACCATTAATTTTTGACGTAAAGCATTGGTCTTCCTGTTCTTTGTAAATTCTTTTTTCCCCTTCATGATTAACTATAACCATGTATTGTGTTAGACAAGAAGATTTATGACTTCATAATCAGACATAAAATAGCTGCATTATGCAGGTAGGATGTATATAGTTAATATAACTTGAAAACAATTAAAACAATGACGAAACAAAACTTTTACAGCTCTGAAATAATATAACAAGTTTGACCATATATCGTGGACAAAGTAAGACAGTTTATTGGATGTGATTACAGAAAATGATTAGATGTATGACAATTAACAAGGCTAACTCATTGATTAAGTTATATGTTACTTATAATTATTATGATCGCATCAACACATAATATTAAGGTAAAAATTCTCAAGGGGTTAAGATGTTGTTCACTTAAATGTTCTTGTACATCATGCTCATGTGATTTACCATCACTTTAACCATTATAATCACACAATTACGGTCAACAGCTTTCACCTCACCATAACCATCACCAACCTTCAAAACTAACAACCACCGTCAACCAATCCACCACTAGTAACCACTACCAACGATGTCCACTACCAATAACCATTATATAATCAGCTGCCTTGACCACCAATCGCCAATAACACACCATCATGACCAATGACCTTAACGACCACCACCAACCATCTTAATTGCTAGCATATATTGTTAACTGCTTTTACCACCAAGCAGTGTATTCAACCATGAATACCACTAGCCTCCCCATCAACCACCAATAATAACTAGGGACATATGAACCTTATATCGTGCGGTATCGCGGGACACCGTTTGGTTGAAAATTTTCACTAGATatttataagaaaaataaaaaaaattgaggaTACTTATAGAAAATGGCACCGCTTATCATTATAGTGATTTATTCATTTGTCCGTTTTCTTAAATTATGACACTACTTATATAAAATCCTGACTAGTAATAACTACTCTCACCACCGATCATCTCGATCTTTTGGCCACCAGCCCACCACCACCAATATTGTATACgtcatatttttttcattttccagtAAGCCCAAACAAGTGGAATAATTCTAATAATGAAGAATAATTATGAAGGACCCAAGGGAATATTACGTCTTACGAATGAATACAACAGTAGATAATTTACCTATCACAGTAGGTTGTTGTCTTAGATGCAAAATTCTTCAGCAAAACAAAACCACAATTTATTCGAAGAAGGAATTAATAATGCAAAATCACATTATTAAAGACTAATATTAAAGTTGCACCTTAATCATGATTACCTCTGCCCTTAATTAATATTTAGTCCGCCAGTAAATTAAGACATCTCAAATTACACTTTGCCACTTTTTAATTAACTTGCCATAATCTTCCTCTCAAAAGACACTTCTAATCAAAGCGATTGAAGTACTGTTTTAGATTTCATGTACTTCAATCGGAGGTACTTAATTCTGAGGGGCGCACTTAaactttctttttcaaaaataggaaaataaattattgaaCTATTTTTTTCTGGTGCAACTATTTAGAATTCCAATTTCCGTTCACTATTTGCTTTGAAGACTTCATATCTAATCATTTACGTAAACAAGATAGAAAAAGTTGAAAGTAATCTAAAAGATTGAATGTTGCTTATGAAGACAAAAGGCTGCAATGGAACCAACCACAAGCATAAATTATTCgtgaaaagaagaaaatggatGGAGATGGAGTACGTATGCATTCTTTTTTACTTGTTAAAGAACGTAATTGATACCGTTATGACACACTTAAGTAGCTTCTTTATCAGTCTATATATCCTTAGTTTGATAAATAAGTCCGAGTATAGATTTGGCCTTTGACCATAATACCAACGACTTTAATTTTCCTAAATAAATTTTACGGGCCAGCAAGATTATTATAGATAATCGGTATTGTCCATGATGAGTGAGGTAGTAGCTTAAAAATGAAAGCAAATAATTTGTTATGACATAGtattaaaatatattaatataACAATTATTATTACTACCCTCAACCTCAAACACGTGATAATTGACAACTTGAACTAAAATTGTAGCAAAAATTTAAGCACTGTCATTGTATATATTGCATTCATTTGTTTCCTTTGCTTGGTAGTTGAGAAGTCTACTTCTTCCAACTTCAAAATCCCTTGTAACTTAACCTTCAAACTGCAGTATCTCTATATCCATCTCTTCACCAGCTAGCCATTAGAGTACTGGCCTggaatagcatatatatatatatatatatatatatatatacacacacatacatataatATGTGCGACCCCCCACCCTGCACCACGCACACTAGACCAATCCTCATTTCAAATCTCTTCTGAATATTTGAAGTAAAAGCAAAGAAAACTCTCATCAAACCAACCTTATAGCAATCATGATCTAATAATATTTGTCTCATATCTCTCCTTGCATTTTCACCTTAcagaacagaaagaaagaaaaaacaatatGGAAACACCAAAAAAAGAAGCTATGGATTTTCATTCCAACGTGGATTCTTCACGGCCTTTTCGTTCAATCAAAGAAGCTGTAGCCATCTTTGGCGAGCGATTCTTGGCTAAAGAAATTTATTCTCCAAAACCTTTCACGTTTCCAACTCAAGAAAGTCCGtggaataataataatcataataatttTTCTCCAAGTCCTGGAAGTGTTAATTATTCCCAAGAAATTGTTACTACCGCCACGTCATGGAAATCTGCTTCATCACCAAATCCTCAAGATTTCAACAATGATCCTCTTGTTGTGGAAGCACTGAAGAAGCTTGAAACTGAGCTGGAAGAAACAAAGACAGAATTGAAGCTTTTGAAAGCAAGAGAATTCGAGACTGAAATTGCTTTAGCTTCTTTAAACGCGGAGCTTCATAAGAACATGTCGAAACTGGCACAAGCGGAAGCAGCTCACGCAGGTTAGAGGCGATTTCATGATTTTTATCTTAATTTAGTTTCAAGTTCTGAGTTTTCTGAAAAATATGAGATCAGTATGTATGACTGGAACTTTTTTTAGGAAAATCTTGTCGGTAAGAAAGTTTTTGGTGTTTGGTtacttgaaaatattatttttccggGAGTTATTTCGACTTTTAACTTCATATTAATTGCGTCAATACTTTTAGCTGAAGTCATTTTCCTTTATTATATGATTAACTTAGTATTAGTTGCTCCAACTAGGGTGGTTGTTCGGTACTTCGGTATGTTATTTATGAAttacggttcggtatttcggtattcggtaTATCAATTGTGCATACAAATTACCGTATCCAATTAGTTCGGTACGGTTTGATATTTTCTTATTTGGTTCGGTACAATTCAGTACGGTTTCTTGGCACTGGCGAGTGGAAACCGCATATATATAGTTAAAAAAACTTATCATTTCATTGCACTAGCAATTAAATAGTTGGGCAGAGAAAGCTTGTCATAAAGCGAACCAAATCTTAATTAAGATTAATATATATTGCTCCAGTTGAGAAAGTTTTCAAAACACAAGTTCTCAATTCTGATTAACAGAACAATTTTCATCTCCATGTTTAGTAGTAATTGTTTGTTAAAATGCCAAAACAATAAAATCTATAGCCTTTTAATGAAATGGACAAAGAATATTGGGTTAGGGGTTTAGGCTTTTGGGCTCGGCCTCTAGGCAGTGTAGGAATTTAGGTAAAATTAATTCGGTATTTTGAAATATCAAAAATTTAATACCGAGTAccataccgaaataccgaaaatttGATACCAAAATATCGAATTAATTTGATTCGAaattcgatttttcggattttatgtcCGCCTCTAACTCCAACTAGGACAAATATGAGTATTTTATTCATCAACGCGTTATTGAGTTGCAAATATTACATTAGCTCATAATGtttagtatatatttttaaaaaatatttttcacacCATCACTTTCCTTTTTCCGGAAGAAAGGTGGGGTACACACAAAATCAAAATTGATGATGAAGATATCCTAATAAATGGAAGGGGCAAATTAAAGGATAAGTTCCGCTCTCATCCCAATAGAgacatgcaacaacaacaacaataacaacaacccagtaaaatttaCTAATTGGGTATGGGGAAGgaagtgtgtacgcagactttacccataccctgaaggagtagagaggctatttccgaaagacccttggctcaagaaaacaaaaagacaaaatgacaaaaggagacaatattagtatcaccacagcaatcataggaaaaataggaacaccatgaaatccagaaaaaagatgcaaagcaaaagcgataacTAGTACATAGGTCCTGCACtgaaaaacaaaataataagacacaatattgccactagctatcttagataAAACCCCTGCCTGGCTAGTCCCACAATAgtacgaagtaaggcaagactcagctacctcctaacctacaaccctaatactcgacctctaCATCTTCTTATCAAGTGTCATGTCTTCAGAAATCTGGAGCATCAcaatatcctgcctgatcacctctccacaatacttcttaggccgccctctacctcttctcgtgccctccacagcccgccgctcacacctccgtaccggagaaTCTGgacttctcctctgaacatgtccgaaccatctaagcctcgcttcccgcatcttgtcatcaatgggagtcacatgcaccttctcccgaatatcatcattcctaatcttatataTCCTAGTgtacccgcacatccacctcaatatcctcatttctgctactttcatcttctggatatgtgagttcttaatgggccaacactcagccccatacatcatggacggtctaaccaccgctttatagaacttacctttgagtatcagtggcactctcttgtcacacaggactccagatgctaacctctaCTTTATCCATCctacccctatacggtgtgtgatatcctcgtcgatctctccTCCCCCCtagataaccgaaccaaggtacttgaagttgCCTCTACTCGTGATGActtgtgattcaagcctcacatccacgcccacttcccccggctcagcGCTGAAATTACACTTCGGGTATTAtttcttcgtcctgctcagcttgaaacccttagactcaagagtttgtctccaaacctccagcctctcattaacaccggctcgcgactcatcaattagaactatgtcatcggtgaatagcatgcaccatggcatctccccttgaatatggtgtgttaacgcgtccattaccagggcgaataagaacagactgagcgcagaaccttggtgtaatcCCATTACACCCGGAAAATGcttagagtcgcctcctactgtcctaacccgagtcttagccccatcataaatgtccttaatcgccataatataGGGAAGCGatacaccttttgcctccaggcatctcgagagaacttctctaggaaccttgtcatacgctttctctaggtcaataaacaccaagtgcatatccttcttcctctctctgtacagttatgccaacctcctaacaaggtgtatagcttctgtagtcgaacgacccggcatgaactcGAACTGGTTGTCAGATACAGACACtatcatcctcaccctcgcttcaaccaccctctcccatactttcatggtatgacttagtaatttgatacccctacaaTGGAACTGCCGTACTCCAgctccactcatccggcatcctcttcgccttaaaaataacactaaataacctagtcaaccactcccaaatctgctctccccacacactttCAAAATTCTACCAGAATCTCAtttggcccggtcgctctgcccctactcatcttacgcacagctcccacgacctcctcaacctcgatacgcctgcagtacccaaagtcacggtgactctcgggATTCTCCAATTCGCCTAGCATAATATtccgatccccttcttcattcagaagtttatgaaagtaagtctgccatatcctcttaatctgggcatcttccatcaatactctaccatcttcgtcaTTGAtacatctcacttggtccaaatccagagccttcctctctctctcaacttggccagccggaataacttcttctccccgccttttttccccagttcctcgtacatacgTCCATtagccgcagtcttagcctctcTGACCGCCAGCTTAGTCTCCTTCCTAGataccttatacctctccatgcacgCTCGCATCTCCCCCTCTCCTATGCTCCCCACTAAGTTCAGGTACGccaccttcttcgcttccactttaccttggaccacctcattccaccaccagtctcctttgtacccaccagagacgcccgtcgagacccctaacacctctttTACAGCCTCCCTAATACAGTCTGTTATCgctgaccacatagtgctcgcgtcaccactgctcctccaagTTCTCATACCCGACAACCGCCCCTCCAACTCTTGGGCGTCATCtttagttaaggctccccacctgattcttGGTCTTCCTCAAGCAGACCTTTTCCTtctctttaacataataccaacgtccatcaccaagagcctatgttgcATCGCTAGTATCTCACccggaatcaccttgcaatccttgcacaaccctctgtcacacctcctgaggaggagatagtcaatctcaATCTTCGCCGCCGCATTTtaaaaagtaaccaaatgccccTCCCTCTTCGGAAAGCTAGAGTTCacaatcaccaacccaaaagccttagcgaagtccaacagtgatgtacctcctccgttcctctccccaaaactgacgcctccatgcacctcgccataactACCTGCGGTTAACCCAATATGCCCATTAAAAATCCCCTCATATGAATAGCTTCTCAGCAGGCGGAACCTGGcgcacaatctcatctaaccccTCTCAAAAGCTccgtttaacctcctcatctagaCCCACATACGGCGCATAGGCGCTAACAATATTTAGGGTGCACTCcccaaccaccaacttaatagtcatcaatctatcattcacccgTCTAACCTCAACCACATATTCTCTAAGTTTCCTATCCACCAAGatgcccactccattcttacctttATGGACTCCTGAGTACTAAAGTTTATACCCGTCTGCATCCTTCGCCCTCGACCCTACCCATCTtatctcctggacacacgctatattgatCCTTCTCTTCTGGAGGATCTTTGCCAATtctatagacttacccgtcaatgtacctacgttccatgacccaattctcaacctacacacacccttgttccctttacctcccTTGCCTCCTGCCGTACCCCTAACCCATGTCCAAAATCCCGCCCCACCCCCCGTTCCCCTCCCCCCAAGGACATGACCTCACTCGGCCATCCCTGACCACAGCCACTATACCTACGGCAGAGTAAGGGAAATCACTATCACACACAAGGCAACCGACCAAATCAGAAGAAGACAAGTTGTAACTACAGACACATTAATATGGTGAATAAACTAATACGAACTACGATGGCAGCAATTTAACTAACACAACAAAGGAAAACTGGaaaacgggaggtaccaactcccgcaAGTAGAACCTTGGAATTGTCTTGGTATATACGACGATGTTGCGGCCACCTAGCACGTTCGCGTCCAACTCCTGCCGCCCCTTGTTGACACTCGCCCGGGTTGTTCTTCAATGTTTGCACACGCACGTCCCTTTCACCGCTAATAGCCACATGCCCCAACCTGAAATACATACAAAACACCAACAAAGGGGGAGGGGTtgtcaccgctaccactggtgaGGCCCCACCCGTAGCAAAGGAGCACAAAAAAGGATGAAATAAAACCTTAAGTTGGTTTGAAAAAAACAGTCAATTCAAAAATAATCACAAGAAAAATGACTGGATCTGAACACTGATCCGTAAAGAATGTAAAATTAAACTTGACACTTTACGTATCTttctataatttcaaaataaaagcTAGTGAAAGAGAAAAATGGCTAGAGGAAGAATAAGATATGAGAGAACGGGAAATCTGTATCCATAAGGAatgtaaaattaaaaatataataattttattttacaagTTATTTAAGAACTTTAGAAGATGAAGAACAACAATGTTTCTGAATCTTTTCTGTTTTACAATCAAATAAAATTTATCGGGTAACTACAAAATAGAAACCAAATATACTAttaaaaaaacacacacacaggGAATGTAATATATTAATTCAGCAGTAAGAAAATAGAGACTATGACCAATTAAACTCTGTTACCTGGCAGTGTCCCTGAAGAAAAACTTGAACTTGGAGCAGAGCAACGAGATTTTCAGACTCCGATAGTGAACCAGATCTAGGGTTTCAGCAAGAGAGAGAGCCCTATAGAGACATGCACAATATTAATACTAGCAATAGTCCAATTTATGATTATGAAGATTTTTTATCTTAACACTAAAAAACATTGttcaaaaaatactaaatatttaTAGGAAAACAACTTTTATGAAAATGACTTGTATCCTACTTTACACATATATTTATACTTTTTCTTGTGGCACTCAATATCTGTACTAAATTTAAAGATTTGTCACATATATACTTTTATTGTCCGTTTAAAAAATTGTGAGTTCAATTGACTACATCCCTGCTAATGCAGGTGCAATGGCAGCGTCAAGATCAGTGAAAATTAACAATGAAGATTATTATGGTaataatcctaaaggggaggatAATAAACTGAAAAAGGAAATGAGAGTAAGATGGGAGTCATCACCAACTTTAGCAGAGATGTTAACAATTGGAGATACAGATCTTGGGTTGTTTGGATCATCTGGTAAGAAAAAGGACAAGAAGAAGAAGCCTATCATTCCTCTTGTCGGAGACTTGTTCTCAAGGAAGAAAAAATCTCCAACTACTATGGATAATccactcttttcttcttctcatctcttctgaattgaaaaaaaaagaagacaacaAAACAGAATAAGAACTTCATCATTTTAACTaattaactttattttttctATGTTCTTTCTGCTGAGATTCAAGAACAATGGGTGTTGGTGTCGAACATCATGAGGAAACACCATCTCTTTAATTCGTGTGTATGTGTGATAATgctagttttttttctttctttcttttcctatATTTTTTCCTCTCCAAATTTTCGTGCATATTTCAATGTTCAATGTTGCTGTGTCAATGATTTCACTTACCCTTTTTCTAGTATTATTAATTACTTCATTATCTTTTGCATTCTTGGCTTTGATATATGTATTTCTTAATTTCATGGATAATCATAAATAAGAAGGATTAAAGAGTTTCTTATTGATTTTGAAATTAACAACTTTCTaaataatctcaaatttttatatataaataatgaCCAGCAGTTTGAGAAGATAAATGTGTTCACAAAAAAGGCCAGAAATACAAATGGGGTTCTGGCAATTAAGCATCCTCAGCAGCTCGGCTAACTTAGGATATGTTGAAATTATAATATGTATGAATATTTGTTAACTTCGAAATTAATTAACTTTATTGACTTTTTTATATTGAAAGTGTATACAACTTAAATCATTTCGATAATAATCAACTCCATGTTCTTGTTTAGAGATTATTGACGGGTATTAGAAATAGTATAGTATATATCTACAAATTAGCATTTTAATCGAGCAAATTAATGCATGTGGAACAACGGTGATGGAAGCCATAATGTTGACTTAAGTagcacacacacaaaaaaagatgcaatttaaaagaaaatgaaaaaattgcAACTATAATTGTAATGTAATGTTTATACCGATAACAACTGAAAAATAAAGATTTAAAACGATAATATAAATCAGCAGTAGGGTGGAATCTCTAAGCATCTCATATATGAACTAACTTCATCAATAATTCCTCTTTgatatatattgattaattttgCATTTGTTTTAATATAGACGTATTTTATTTAGTTTCTCGATAACAAGTTTAAACTTTTAATTAGCGCCACAAGAAACATTACTAACCACAAAAAAAATTGGAATAACAAATTAAAAAAGCTCAATGCACATATCATTTAAAACCAATACCATATTGATTTGCTCCGGGGATGGTAAATAATCAAAATTTGAAGGGCGAGTATAAaaacttttgtttttaaaatattgaaatacTTATTTATAAGAATGTAATATTTTTCTATTCTGATACTAACTAAAACAAGAGTTGGAAAACACTGAAATTTATATAGATAAATAAAAAAGCATTAAGCTTAGTAACTATATATCCACAAAATTGCGGTATGTTTTCAGAAAAATAAAGTACTCGCACAATAATTACCAAAAgtaaaagataataagaaaatgagaagaaagaagggaaaaacaaaaagaagaccAGCCAAAACGAGCTTTGCTAAGCTGCACCACTAATATGGGTGGAAATGAAACTAGTTAGCCACTTTTAAAGTATGATGtcatattttataatatatttaaagattagtcaattttgtttaaattttagGACACGACGTCCTGAAGTTTATACCTCAAATttcaaacttcaggacatcgTGTCCTAAGTTCGAAAATTGTGTCCAAAAATTTGAATCTTATatcataaattttaaattagtaattcAGAAATTTAGATCATAAAATTTAGATAAATTAGTTAATtcttaaatatattataaatagtatatatattttaaatagcgaaCTTAAAAATGGATATTGCACCTCGCCTTAATGCTCCATAGCCGCCACGGCCATTTTTCTTTTGCCCTTTTcacgaaaataaaaaaagaaacacagaaaaataaaagtaaaaaattaaCGATTCCTGTTTATTCACGTAATTATAAAATTCAGAGCAAGACAAAAACAGATTGACACACCAAATAAGAAATCAATTTTCCGGTCcacaaagagaagaaaaggaaaaacaagacaGGAAGTGAGAAACTCAAGAGAAAGCAATCAAACTCGAGTGTGAAATTtcacaacaaaaagaaaat
It encodes the following:
- the LOC107781439 gene encoding uncharacterized protein LOC107781439 — protein: METPKKEAMDFHSNVDSSRPFRSIKEAVAIFGERFLAKEIYSPKPFTFPTQESPWNNNNHNNFSPSPGSVNYSQEIVTTATSWKSASSPNPQDFNNDPLVVEALKKLETELEETKTELKLLKAREFETEIALASLNAELHKNMSKLAQAEAAHAGAMAASRSVKINNEDYYGNNPKGEDNKLKKEMRVRWESSPTLAEMLTIGDTDLGLFGSSGKKKDKKKKPIIPLVGDLFSRKKKSPTTMDNPLFSSSHLF